A genomic region of Carassius carassius chromosome 13, fCarCar2.1, whole genome shotgun sequence contains the following coding sequences:
- the LOC132156301 gene encoding spidroin-2-like → MFSSNFLSGGNPLSAMSSAVNKFSRFGDDEEKQQQQPPGPSKQKDPQQQGNGQPASQGPQKQSGQQTQGVGRGGQGAGRDGSQPQGAGRGSPVQQGAGRRDLSHQGVGRGGLQQGASGGGSPKQGVGKGEPQQQGPSGPGSHTGGAVGSGPLSAEPQVKGGAGAGVKSLCPVCKNTELNLKFKDSPNYNTCTQCKSVVCNMCGFSPPDATVSKNS, encoded by the coding sequence ATGTTCTCCTCAAACTTTTTGAGTGGGGGGAATCCTCTTAGTGCAATGTCCTCTGCCGTAAACAAGTTCAGTCGTTTTGGGGATGATGAGGAAAAGCAACAACAGCAGCCTCCAGGACCCTCAAAGCAGAAGGATCCTCAACAGCAGGGGAATGGCCAACCAGCCTCACAGGGACCTCAGAAGCAAAGTGGACAGCAGACACAGGGTGTGGGAAGGGGAGGCCAAGGAGCTGGACGGGATGGATCTCAACCACAAGGAGCTGGTCGGGGAAGTCCTGTACAGCAAGGAGCTGGGAGAAGAGATCTTTCACATCAGGGAGTGGGCAGGGGAGGATTGCAACAAGGAGCAAGTGGCGGTGGATCTCCTAAGCAGGGTGTTGGGAAGGGTGAACCTCAGCAACAAGGCCCAAGTGGACCAGGGTCTCATACAGGAGGTGCAGTTGGTTCAGGGCCTCTTTCAGCAGAGCCTCAGGTGAAAGGTGGAGCTGGTGCTGGGGTGAAATCCCTCTGTCCAGTCTGTAAAAATACAGAACTCAATCTTAAATTCAAGGATTCGCCCAACTATAACACCTGCACACAATGTAAATCAGTGGTCTGCAACATGTGTGGGTTCAGTCCTCCAGATGCAACCGTGAGTAAAAATTCCTAA